Sequence from the Bacillus thuringiensis genome:
TCGCATGTCTTGTTGGTAAAAAGGAATAAAATATCCTTCCCCACCTAGTTTTTGCTGAGCGACCGTTAACATTTCTTCTGAAAGATCGACACCGATTAAATCGTAACCCTTTTGTACAAGCGGAAGTGTTACATTACCAGTACCGCATGCTACATCAAGAATCTTCGCCTCTTTCATATCCGCTTGCTGTAAACTTTCCTCTGTGAATTCCACCCATTTATCATAAGGAACATCATTCATTAGTTCGTCGTACAACAATGCAAATTGTTCGTATTTCATTGGTCTAGCTCGTCTGTAATATCTTCACGCGGCACATCGCCCCAAAGACGCTCTAAATTATAGTGATTACGCTCATCTTTATGGAATACATGGGCAACTACATCTCCAAGGTCAACTAACACCCAGCGTGCTTCGTCAAAACCTTCCATACGTTGTACGTCGATTTGGAACTCATGTGCTTTTGATTTAATTTCACGTGCAATTGCTTGCACTTGCTTATCTGAGTTACCGTGACAAATAATGAAATAATCTGCAATTGGTGAAATACCTTGCATATTTAGGACAACCATATCTTCTGCTCTCTTATCATCAGCTGCTTTTGCTGCTAATACTAATAAATCTTTATCTTTCATTTACTAATTTCCTCCTTGATAACTGCATTGTATGTTTGGAATGTTAATGGATAAATCGTTTGATCTTTTTCCATTAAAAATTGAATTGTTCTCTTTAACGCAAATAATAAAGCTTGATCTATATCCATATATGCGAGTTTACGAGCTTCCTCCACACCCGGAAACTTTCGCCCAGGCTCAATGTAATCAGCTACATAAATTACTTTATCTAACATCGTCATTTTCTCATGACCACTTGTATGATATGTAATAGCTTGCAGGATTTCAGGATCTGTAATGCCTACTTCTTTTTCTACTAAGTATGCCCCAACAGGTGCATGCCATAACTCTTTGTTATAACAAAGTAAATCTTTCGGCAAATCTTCACTTTTAATGATCTCTTCCATCTCTGAAATTGCTCTACACTTCGCATAATCATGGAATATAGCTGCAACTTCAGCCTTTTTTTCATTCACACCGTATAACTTAGCAAGTTCAATTGCTGTTTCCATTACACCAATTGTGTGTATATAACGTTTTTCATGCATTTGTTGTTTGACAATATGAAGTGCTTTC
This genomic interval carries:
- the yqeK gene encoding bis(5'-nucleosyl)-tetraphosphatase (symmetrical) YqeK, with translation MNREKALHIVKQQMHEKRYIHTIGVMETAIELAKLYGVNEKKAEVAAIFHDYAKCRAISEMEEIIKSEDLPKDLLCYNKELWHAPVGAYLVEKEVGITDPEILQAITYHTSGHEKMTMLDKVIYVADYIEPGRKFPGVEEARKLAYMDIDQALLFALKRTIQFLMEKDQTIYPLTFQTYNAVIKEEISK
- the rsfS gene encoding ribosome silencing factor gives rise to the protein MKDKDLLVLAAKAADDKRAEDMVVLNMQGISPIADYFIICHGNSDKQVQAIAREIKSKAHEFQIDVQRMEGFDEARWVLVDLGDVVAHVFHKDERNHYNLERLWGDVPREDITDELDQ